The region CTAACTTAACAGAGGTCTTTCCCAGTGGATCCAGGTTGAGATAGTTACTCAAATTCGTGACGTGCCAGTCGAACGTCGGAGCGTTGGTGAAGACTCCGAGCTTATTATCGTGAATCTTGAGCTCTCCACCGACGTACTCGACGGCAATGGCCTGGCCGGTAGCATCCGTAAAAATGTAGTGGGCAGGAGGCACCATATTCATCTGCGGCAAGACTGTATTAGCCACCTTGACGCTGCGAATCGCCTTGGTGGCTTCTTCGATCGTACTGCAGGTTCCCAGTATGTAGGCCCCCACTTCCCAGGGAGCAATCGTCCGAGGGAGATCTTCTTGACTGATCGATTGATACTTGGCATAGCCCGGAAAGTAGAAGAGGCCGCAAGCGAGCCCCTTTTCGTTATGTCCATCCAGCAGCACGGGAAGCCCAAATGCATTGGCCCCCACCGAAGCGTACTTGCTTTTCCACTTGAGGCCCGGCGTTCCATCAGGTGTGGTCCCTGTATAGGCAAAGCCGCGGGGGATAATCACCACGTTCGACAACAGATCGGCACCAAACTCAAGAGTTCTGCCGTAAATGATCGATCCGTCTTTGGGTCTTAAGGTGATTCCGGTGCAGGCTGCCGCCGGTCGGGTAAAGATTGCCAGGCCCAGCAGCAATGCGAGCCCATACCTGGCACCGATACTCAAGTTCAACATCTTTAATGATTCCTCGTGCTGCCAGAAACAACTTTACTCGTCACTCTCGAACTCTTCCCTGCAAGTGGGCCTCCGTCCAATCGAAATGCTCGGCAGCAATTAAGATGCAGCCAGAGAAACGATCCTGATTCGCTACGGGCTACTTAGGCCGCAAAGTTTTCCATGGAGGCGTACTCTGTCAGTTGGCACCATCAGTGGACTCTCGGGAGACAGGCAAGGCTACAGGAACTCGGCCATGACTCGATTGGCCAGAAAAATTCCTTCGCTGGTCAATCGAATTCTCTTTTCATCAGCTGCCAACAGACCTTGCCTGACGAGTCGTTGAATGGTCTCAGCCGCAAATTCTTGCAGATCGATACCAAACCGATGCTGGAATTCTGCGTAATCCATGCCGCTCAAGCGGCGTAAACCCACGTAAAGAGCTTCGCGCATGGCATGCTCTTTCTCCAGAGTCTCCGCTTCGGCAATCACCGACGCTCCCTGCTCCATCCGCGATAAGTAGCCCAGCACACTGCGAGTATTGGTTCGCCGCGTTCCTTGCAGATAACTGGCTGCCCCCGGGCCAAAGGCGGCATAAGGCGAACCATTCCAGTACGCCAGATTGTGCTGACATTGATAGCCGGGGCGGGCGAAGTTCGAGAGTTCGTAATGCTCAAATCCTTCTTCCTGAAGCCTCTTTATGGCCAGTGCGTACATCTCCCGTTCGAGAGCTTCGTCAATCTCGGTCAGTTGTCCACGTCGCTTTCTGGTCGTGAAGGCCGTCCCTTCTTCAAAGGTGAGTCCATAGGTGGAAAGATGCGTGGGGCCGCAAGCAAGTGCCTGCTCCAGGTCATACTCCCAGTCGACCAGAGTTTGCCCGGGCACACCAAAAATCAGATCCAGTGAAACATTGGGGATCCGGGCCCGAATTCGCTGCACGATCTCGGGGATCTCTCCCCCTTGATGGTCGCGTTCGAGTGTCTGCAGATGTTTATTTTGGAATGATTGCACTCCCAGGCTGACTCGATTGCAGCCCGCACTGTGCAACACGTCGATCACTTCCTCTGTCATATCCAGAGGATTGGCTTCGATCGAAAATTCCCCACCATCGGCCAGTGGAAAACGTCTCGTCACCATCTTGAGAAGTTGCTCCAGTTCGACAATTGGCAAATGTGTGGGAGTTCCCCCGCCGAAAAAGACGGTCTGGACGACCAGTGGCTGATCATGGGCCTGCATTTCCCGCTCCAGCGCAGCCAGATACCTGGGAATAAGATCATCTCGCCCGGCCACCAGCGTAAAATCACAATAGCCGCAGCGATGTCGGCAAAACGGAACGTGGATGTAAACCGACTGAAAATTGTTCGTGTGCGTCATCGAATCCATGGGCCAGTTCAAAGGTCAAACTCATCCGTCAGAACACATTCCGACCGCATAGACAGTCTCCGTATGACTTACGAGTCGAAAGTCAGCCAGGCTGCCGGGCCGGTTCCTTGCAATCCTGAACACGAGACGATAACAACTATGCAGGAACAACGGGGGGTGAGAAGCTGCCTCCGACTGTGGTGAGGCCGTGTGAACCGGGTCAGGTCCGAAAGGAAGCAGCCCTAAGCAGCAGGTTTTCAGGTGCAGAAGGGGGCAGCTTTCCACCCCTTTTTTCGTTTGAAATCCGATTCCTGATGACTGTTGCGTGGTCTGTGCTTCAATTGTTCCTGAAGAGTCGGGTTCTTATGACGTCTGTTGACGGCTTCTCCTGGAATTCGCTCATCTGAGATGAAGATGGTGCAATCCATCTGAACTCCTTGCACCCTACCGCAGAAAAAGACATGCTTGCCCGGAGCTGCGGGTTTGGCACTGTGTTGCGAGCCTGGCACTGAGTTGCTGCCTTTTGTCATGTGGTGATTGACCGATGAATGTTGAGAATTATACCGTTCTGGCACGTCGATTCCGCCCGCAGACTTTCAGCGAAGTTGTGGGGCAGGATCGAATTGCCCAGACGCTGCGAAACGCCATTCTCGAAGGCCGCGTCGCTCACGCCTATTTGTTTACCGGTGCCCGGGGTGTGGGCAAAACCTCGATGGCGCGAATCTTCGCCAAGGCCCTCAATTGTCCGAATGCTGTCGAGGCTGTCCCTTGCAATACCTGTGAAATCTGTCGGGCGGTTTCCGCCGGGCAGGATGTTGATGTTTCTGAAATCGACGGAGCTTCGAACCGGGGGATTGACGATATCCGCACGTTGAGAGCGAATGTGAACGTCAAGTCGATGCGAACCCGCTACAAGGTTTACATCATCGACGAAGTTCACATGCTCACGAAGGAAGCCTTCAATGCGCTGCTCAAAACACTTGAAGAACCACCTCAAGGGGTGAAGTTTATCTTTTGCACGACTGAGCCGAACAAGCTTCCGGATACAATTCTTTCGCGTTGCCAGCGATTCGACTTCGGTACTGTCAACATCGAAAGTATCGGCGAACGGCTCCGGCAGATTGCCAACACCGAAGGCTTTCAGGTTGATGATGAAGCCATTGAACTTGTTTCCCGCAGAGCCAATGGTTCGATGCGCGACAGTCAGTCGCTATTTGATCAGGTACTGGCTTTTGGTCATCAGCATGTCACCGTCGCCGATGTGCATCGATTGCTGGGGACTGCCAGCGATGACCGGGTTATCGAGCTGGTACAGGCCTTGATTGACCGTCATGCCGCCCGTGCACTGGAGGCTCTTGATCAGGCGATTCTGGATGGCGTCCAGCTCGACGCCTTGACCGATCAATTGATTTCTTACCTGCGTGATCTGATGGTGACTGCTGCCGGAGTCAAAGGCATCGCTCTCCTGGGGGCGACTGAATCATCCCGGTCGAGAGTCGAAACACAGGCGGAAGCCTGGGGGTTGAAAACGATCTCCGCAGCCCTGCAGATTCTGGCTGAAGCCAAGATCAAGATGGCCCGCGCCACCTGGGGGCGAGCACTCACCGAACTGGCACTTGTCCGTATCACGCTCCTCGAAGATCTCAGCCGCCTCGATGAGTTGATTGCCCGGTTCCAAGGGAAGTCAATTCCCGCCACGTCCAGTTCAGGACGCCTGGCGACCGACCGGCCCATGAACTCTTCTCCACGGGTTTTGCCACCACCTGTGGCCATCATTCAGGGTTCTCCAGAATCTCGCGATTTGCCGGACGTTCAAGAATCACAGCCTGAGTTTCAATCGCAGACTGAGCCTCAGCACCATCAACACGCAACGGCGAACACATCGAATGCAACCGTTGTCCCAGTAAGTTCTGACGCGACCGTTTCCGTAGATTCTTCCGCTGAAGCCTCCAGTATCAGCACTTCGCTCGCAGAGCCTGAATTGGTTTTTCAACCGGGGAATGAAGCGACTCTGCTAGAATACTTGCGTACCAAAAATACTGATTTGACTGGTATTCACCTTCAGCGAGCCACGCATTGTCAGATCACGGGCCCCACCCAACTGGAAATTGTCATTTCAGCGAATCATCGCTTCGAGCAGCAGTGTCTCGAACAGCCGAACATTGTGAGTAAGCTCGAACAGCAACTGCGAACCGCAACGGGAACATCCATTCGTCTGCGCTTCACGACCGGCTCTGCCCACGAATCCAGCGAATCCAATCCGCTCATACATTCAGAGTCTCCATCATCAAAAGATAACCCTGCCAGTTCCCCCAATGGTCAGCTGGCGGATGGCAACGGGGGTGTCGCTCAGCCTGAAACTTCTCTCAATTCGAGAGTGGAACGGCAACCTCTTCCTCATCCTTCAGTGACAGAAACGCCAGCGATTCGGCCAGCCAGCCGCACTGTTGAAGATCCAGAGGACAGATTCGTCCAGTCGATTGGAGCGGCTTTTGGCATTGATTGCTGGCGCGTGCATGAGCGTGAGCGGATTGTCTCCGTGGAGATCGAAGAGAATTCCGACACGACTGCGGATTCCAGCTCCGACGACTAGAATTAAGTATCGAGGAATCCTCAATTCTCATCACAACGATGCATGTTTCATAATTTTGACCCGGGAGAGCGGCAATGTTTGGACAAATGGCTGGCCTCGCTGCCAATTTGTGGTCAATGCGAAGTCAGATGGGAGAGATGGCGGCCAAGTTTCAGCGTCTGCAAACTGACCTGGCGAATCTCCGCTTCTCGGCGACCTCAGGCCCCGTTCAGGTCGAAGTGAATGGCTTGCTGCACATGACGAATTGCGAAGTTCAGCCCGGCTATCGTGAAGTGGATATTGCCCGTTGCACCATCGAGGCCACCAACGAGGCGATGAAGCAGGCACAGGCGGCTGCTGCCAAAGAAACACAATCGGCATTGGGCGATCTTTCCATGCTTCAAGGATTACTCGGTGGGAAACTTCCCTCCCCATAAGTGAGCCCCAGAAGTCGAATTCATACAGAGCCAACCCTTCATCGACAGCAGCAGCACCAGTAGCAGAACTTCAAGTAAGGACTAAGGAGAGTCATGCCCCGTGCCATTGAACCGAATCATCATGCGTATGGCCGACATGTCGGTCTGCTTGTTCAGCAACTGGCGGCTCTCCCGGGGATTGGGCAGAAGTCGGCGGAGCGGCTGGCACAGCATCTTCTCGATTGCTCTGAGGAAGAAGCGGCTGCTCTTGCCCATGCCATTCTGGATGTTCGCCGCACAATTCGTCGATGTTCGGTCTGCCACAATCTGACTGAGCAGGAAACTTGCGACATCTGCCTCGATTCAAGGCGGGATCAGGGATTGGTCTGCATTGTGGAGCAACCTCGAGACCTTCTGGCGCTGGAGGCCACCGGAACCTTTGGGGGCGTCTACCATGTGCTCGGTGGCCGCATTGCACCACTGAGTGGTGTGGGCCCCGATGATTTGAACCTCGCCACGCTCATCCGCCGTGTTAAAGCCGGGAAGATTCGCGAACTGGTAATGGCCACGAATCCCACTCTCGAAGGGGATGGAACCGCCCTGTACATAGTGAATCTTCTGGCCGATGA is a window of Planctopirus limnophila DSM 3776 DNA encoding:
- a CDS encoding YbaB/EbfC family nucleoid-associated protein encodes the protein MFGQMAGLAANLWSMRSQMGEMAAKFQRLQTDLANLRFSATSGPVQVEVNGLLHMTNCEVQPGYREVDIARCTIEATNEAMKQAQAAAAKETQSALGDLSMLQGLLGGKLPSP
- the dnaX gene encoding DNA polymerase III subunit gamma/tau; the protein is MNVENYTVLARRFRPQTFSEVVGQDRIAQTLRNAILEGRVAHAYLFTGARGVGKTSMARIFAKALNCPNAVEAVPCNTCEICRAVSAGQDVDVSEIDGASNRGIDDIRTLRANVNVKSMRTRYKVYIIDEVHMLTKEAFNALLKTLEEPPQGVKFIFCTTEPNKLPDTILSRCQRFDFGTVNIESIGERLRQIANTEGFQVDDEAIELVSRRANGSMRDSQSLFDQVLAFGHQHVTVADVHRLLGTASDDRVIELVQALIDRHAARALEALDQAILDGVQLDALTDQLISYLRDLMVTAAGVKGIALLGATESSRSRVETQAEAWGLKTISAALQILAEAKIKMARATWGRALTELALVRITLLEDLSRLDELIARFQGKSIPATSSSGRLATDRPMNSSPRVLPPPVAIIQGSPESRDLPDVQESQPEFQSQTEPQHHQHATANTSNATVVPVSSDATVSVDSSAEASSISTSLAEPELVFQPGNEATLLEYLRTKNTDLTGIHLQRATHCQITGPTQLEIVISANHRFEQQCLEQPNIVSKLEQQLRTATGTSIRLRFTTGSAHESSESNPLIHSESPSSKDNPASSPNGQLADGNGGVAQPETSLNSRVERQPLPHPSVTETPAIRPASRTVEDPEDRFVQSIGAAFGIDCWRVHERERIVSVEIEENSDTTADSSSDD
- a CDS encoding linear amide C-N hydrolase; the protein is MLNLSIGARYGLALLLGLAIFTRPAAACTGITLRPKDGSIIYGRTLEFGADLLSNVVIIPRGFAYTGTTPDGTPGLKWKSKYASVGANAFGLPVLLDGHNEKGLACGLFYFPGYAKYQSISQEDLPRTIAPWEVGAYILGTCSTIEEATKAIRSVKVANTVLPQMNMVPPAHYIFTDATGQAIAVEYVGGELKIHDNKLGVFTNAPTFDWHVTNLSNYLNLDPLGKTSVKLGEQQVKSLGMGSGMLGLPGDFTPPSRFVRAVAFSKTALPVQTSREGVLQLFHLLNQFDIPKGSARSLENGEEVADYTLWTSGNDLTNKRFYFRTFENSEIRMVDLMKGPLDGTEMVVYSMKGEQKIQELTAPAQKVSSISPAIVPVKIVQNAETTRRQRIFRRPANLIAP
- the hemW gene encoding radical SAM family heme chaperone HemW, whose protein sequence is MTHTNNFQSVYIHVPFCRHRCGYCDFTLVAGRDDLIPRYLAALEREMQAHDQPLVVQTVFFGGGTPTHLPIVELEQLLKMVTRRFPLADGGEFSIEANPLDMTEEVIDVLHSAGCNRVSLGVQSFQNKHLQTLERDHQGGEIPEIVQRIRARIPNVSLDLIFGVPGQTLVDWEYDLEQALACGPTHLSTYGLTFEEGTAFTTRKRRGQLTEIDEALEREMYALAIKRLQEEGFEHYELSNFARPGYQCQHNLAYWNGSPYAAFGPGAASYLQGTRRTNTRSVLGYLSRMEQGASVIAEAETLEKEHAMREALYVGLRRLSGMDYAEFQHRFGIDLQEFAAETIQRLVRQGLLAADEKRIRLTSEGIFLANRVMAEFL
- the recR gene encoding recombination mediator RecR; the protein is MPRAIEPNHHAYGRHVGLLVQQLAALPGIGQKSAERLAQHLLDCSEEEAAALAHAILDVRRTIRRCSVCHNLTEQETCDICLDSRRDQGLVCIVEQPRDLLALEATGTFGGVYHVLGGRIAPLSGVGPDDLNLATLIRRVKAGKIRELVMATNPTLEGDGTALYIVNLLADEPVKITRLARGIATGSVLEFANREMLSDALKGRQSF